The Streptomyces sp. NBC_01689 genome includes a window with the following:
- the prmC gene encoding peptide chain release factor N(5)-glutamine methyltransferase, giving the protein MLLAEVAQATQRLADAGVPSPRNDAEELAAFVHGVKRGELHTVKDADFDARYWEVIARREAREPLQHITGHAYFRYLELQVGPGVFVPRPETESVVGWAIDAVRAMDVVEPLIVDLCTGSGAIALALAQEVPRSRVHAVELSEDALRWTRKNVEGSRVDLRQGDALEAFRDLDGQVDLVISNPPYIPLTEWEYVAPEARDHDPELALFSGEDGLDLIRGIERTAHRLLRPGGVVVVEHADTQGGQVPWIFTEERGWADAADHPDLNNRPRFATARKAMP; this is encoded by the coding sequence GTGCTGCTCGCGGAAGTGGCCCAGGCCACCCAGCGGCTGGCCGACGCCGGCGTGCCCTCACCGCGCAACGACGCGGAGGAGCTCGCCGCCTTCGTGCACGGCGTGAAGCGGGGCGAGCTGCACACCGTCAAGGACGCGGACTTCGACGCCCGCTACTGGGAGGTGATCGCGCGCCGGGAGGCCCGCGAGCCGCTCCAGCACATCACCGGGCACGCCTACTTCCGCTACCTGGAGCTCCAGGTCGGCCCCGGCGTCTTCGTGCCCCGCCCGGAGACCGAGTCCGTGGTCGGCTGGGCCATAGACGCCGTACGCGCCATGGATGTCGTCGAACCGCTGATCGTCGACCTCTGCACCGGCTCGGGCGCGATCGCGCTGGCCCTCGCGCAGGAGGTGCCGCGCTCCCGCGTGCACGCCGTGGAGCTGTCCGAGGACGCCCTGCGGTGGACGCGCAAGAACGTCGAGGGGTCCAGGGTCGACCTGCGCCAGGGAGACGCCCTGGAGGCCTTCCGCGACCTCGACGGACAGGTCGACCTGGTGATCTCCAACCCGCCGTACATCCCCCTCACCGAGTGGGAGTACGTGGCACCGGAGGCCCGGGACCACGATCCCGAACTCGCCCTGTTCTCCGGCGAGGACGGACTCGACCTCATCCGCGGCATCGAGCGCACCGCGCACCGGCTGCTGCGTCCCGGCGGCGTCGTCGTCGTCGAGCACGCGGACACCCAGGGCGGACAGGTGCCGTGGATCTTCACCGAGGAGCGGGGCTGGGCCGACGCGGCCGACCACCCGGACCTCAACAACCGGCCGCGGTTCGCGACCGCCCGCAAGGCGATGCCGTGA
- a CDS encoding L-threonylcarbamoyladenylate synthase: MARRYDTNDATDRTTGLREAASAVRRGELVVLPTDTVYGIGADAFTSEAVADLLDAKGRGRNMPTPVLIGSPNTLHGLVTDFSEMAWELVDAFWPGALTLVARHQPSLQWDLGDTRGTVAVRMPLHPVAIELLTEVGPMAVSSANLTGHPAPETCDAAQDMLGDSVSVYLDGGPTPGNVPSSIVDVTGKVPLLLRAGALSAEELRKVVPDLEVAN; encoded by the coding sequence ATGGCACGGCGATACGACACCAACGACGCGACCGACCGCACGACCGGTCTGCGTGAGGCCGCGTCCGCCGTCCGCCGTGGCGAGCTGGTGGTCCTCCCGACGGACACGGTCTACGGGATCGGTGCCGACGCGTTCACCTCGGAGGCCGTCGCCGATCTGCTCGACGCCAAGGGCCGCGGCCGCAACATGCCCACCCCTGTCCTCATCGGCTCCCCGAACACCCTGCACGGGCTCGTCACGGACTTCTCCGAGATGGCCTGGGAGCTCGTCGACGCGTTCTGGCCCGGCGCCCTGACGCTGGTCGCCCGTCACCAGCCGTCCCTCCAGTGGGACCTGGGGGACACCCGGGGCACGGTGGCCGTCCGCATGCCGCTGCACCCGGTCGCCATCGAACTGCTCACCGAGGTCGGCCCGATGGCCGTGTCCTCCGCGAACCTCACCGGCCACCCGGCGCCGGAGACGTGCGACGCCGCGCAGGACATGCTCGGCGACTCCGTCTCCGTCTACCTGGACGGCGGCCCGACCCCCGGCAACGTGCCCTCCTCGATCGTGGACGTGACCGGCAAGGTGCCCCTGCTGCTGCGCGCCGGGGCGCTGTCGGCCGAGGAGTTGCGGAAGGTCGTACCCGACCTCGAGGTGGCGAATTGA
- the rho gene encoding transcription termination factor Rho, whose amino-acid sequence MSDTTDLMGARVEETAAAPATDASAAPASGAGSRRRRGTGLDGMVLAELQQVASGLGIRGTARMRKSQLIEVIKEAQAGGAPAQAADTATEAKPKRRATSKARTGDEAAPAEKKAEKAAEKAVAQQQIEIPGQPAGGPSRTSEAEREDAPAERRRRRAVAEAGSPETVAVEAKSEPRTETAGEAKGDAGEGADGRQGRRDRRDRGERGDRGDRGDRERGGRERDRRGGKGDEQQQGQAGGGQQRPERQDRQDRQDRQQQGGGRQDRQQRDNGPQDDDDFDGGRRGRRGRYRDRRGRRGRDEFATNEPQLADDDVLIPVAGILDILDNYAFIRTSGYLPGPNDVYVSLAQVRKNGLRKGDHVTGAVRQPKDGERREKFNALVRLDSTNGMAPDSGRGRPEFNKLTPLYPQDRLRLETDPGVLTTRIIDLVAPIGKGQRGLIVAPPKTGKTMIMQAIANAITHNNPECHLMVVLVDERPEEVTDMQRSVKGEVISSTFDRPAEDHTTVAELAIERAKRLVELGHDVVVLLDSITRLGRAYNLAAPASGRILSGGVDSTALYPPKRFFGAARNIEDGGSLTILATALVDTGSRMDEVIFEEFKGTGNAELKLDRKLADKRIFPAVDVDASGTRKEEILLGSDELAITWKLRRVLHALDQQQAIELLLDKMKQTKSNAEFLLQIQKTTPSPGNGND is encoded by the coding sequence GTGAGCGACACCACCGATCTGATGGGCGCGCGTGTCGAGGAGACCGCTGCCGCGCCCGCCACGGACGCCTCTGCCGCGCCTGCCTCGGGTGCCGGCTCCCGGCGGCGCCGCGGTACCGGCCTCGACGGCATGGTGCTGGCCGAGCTTCAGCAGGTCGCGTCCGGCCTCGGGATCAGGGGCACGGCGCGGATGCGCAAGAGCCAGCTGATCGAGGTCATCAAGGAGGCGCAGGCGGGCGGTGCCCCGGCCCAGGCCGCCGACACCGCCACCGAGGCCAAGCCGAAGCGCCGGGCCACGTCCAAGGCCCGCACCGGCGACGAGGCCGCTCCGGCCGAGAAGAAGGCCGAGAAGGCCGCCGAGAAGGCCGTGGCGCAGCAGCAGATCGAGATCCCCGGCCAGCCCGCCGGCGGCCCCTCCCGCACGAGCGAGGCCGAGCGGGAGGACGCCCCCGCGGAGCGCCGCCGCCGTCGCGCCGTCGCCGAGGCGGGCAGCCCCGAGACGGTCGCCGTCGAGGCGAAGAGCGAGCCGAGGACCGAGACGGCCGGCGAGGCCAAGGGCGACGCCGGTGAGGGCGCCGACGGCCGTCAGGGCCGCCGGGACCGCCGGGACCGCGGCGAGCGCGGTGACCGCGGTGACCGCGGTGACCGCGAGCGTGGCGGGCGCGAGCGCGACCGCCGCGGCGGCAAGGGCGACGAGCAGCAGCAGGGCCAGGCCGGCGGCGGACAGCAGCGCCCCGAGCGCCAGGACCGTCAGGACCGGCAGGACCGTCAGCAGCAGGGCGGCGGCCGTCAGGACCGCCAACAGCGCGACAACGGCCCGCAGGACGACGACGACTTCGACGGCGGGCGCCGCGGTCGACGTGGCCGGTACCGCGACCGCCGTGGCCGCCGGGGCCGCGACGAGTTCGCGACCAACGAGCCGCAGCTCGCGGACGACGACGTCCTGATCCCCGTCGCGGGCATCCTGGACATCCTCGACAACTACGCGTTCATCCGCACCTCGGGCTACCTGCCGGGTCCGAACGACGTGTACGTGTCGCTGGCCCAGGTCCGCAAGAACGGCCTGCGCAAGGGTGACCACGTCACCGGCGCGGTGCGTCAGCCCAAGGACGGCGAGCGCCGCGAGAAGTTCAACGCGCTCGTCCGCCTGGACTCCACCAACGGCATGGCGCCCGACTCGGGCCGCGGCCGGCCGGAGTTCAACAAGCTGACGCCGCTGTACCCGCAGGACCGGCTCCGCCTGGAGACCGACCCGGGGGTGCTGACGACCCGGATCATCGACCTCGTCGCGCCGATCGGCAAGGGCCAGCGCGGTCTGATCGTGGCCCCGCCGAAGACCGGCAAGACCATGATCATGCAGGCGATCGCCAACGCGATCACGCACAACAACCCCGAGTGCCACCTGATGGTCGTCCTGGTCGACGAGCGTCCGGAAGAGGTCACCGACATGCAGCGGTCGGTGAAGGGCGAGGTCATCTCCTCGACCTTCGACCGTCCGGCCGAGGACCACACCACGGTCGCCGAGCTCGCCATCGAGCGCGCCAAGCGTCTCGTGGAGCTGGGTCACGACGTCGTCGTGCTGCTCGACTCGATCACGCGTCTGGGCCGTGCGTACAACCTCGCCGCCCCCGCCTCCGGCCGCATCCTGTCCGGTGGTGTCGACTCGACCGCGCTGTACCCGCCGAAGCGGTTCTTCGGCGCGGCGCGCAACATCGAGGACGGCGGTTCGCTGACGATCCTGGCCACCGCGCTCGTCGACACCGGCTCGCGCATGGACGAGGTCATCTTCGAGGAGTTCAAGGGCACCGGCAACGCCGAGCTCAAGCTCGACCGGAAGCTCGCCGACAAGCGCATCTTCCCGGCGGTGGACGTCGACGCGTCCGGTACCCGTAAGGAAGAGATCCTGCTCGGCAGCGACGAGCTCGCGATCACCTGGAAGCTGCGTCGCGTGCTGCACGCGCTCGACCAGCAGCAGGCGATCGAGCTGCTGCTCGACAAGATGAAGCAGACGAAGTCGAACGCGGAGTTCCTTCTGCAGATCCAGAAGACGACGCCGTCGCCGGGCAACGGCAACGACTGA
- a CDS encoding arsenate reductase/protein-tyrosine-phosphatase family protein, which yields MRGIGMGSAGSNGVPGGSFRILHVSTGNVCRSPITERLTRHALAHRLGDPLWGGLIVESAGTWGHEGAPMEANAETVLADFGADATGFVGRELLDDHVIRADLVLTATRDHRAQVISMGHSAGLRTFTLKEFTRLVRAIDPATLPPLEDGVVERARALVRAAAALRGWLLAPTAEADEVYDPYGAPLPFFRSIGDEINEALDPVVTALTGVRASA from the coding sequence ATGCGTGGCATAGGCATGGGGAGCGCGGGGTCCAACGGTGTGCCCGGGGGGTCCTTCCGCATCCTCCACGTCAGCACCGGCAACGTGTGCCGCTCGCCGATCACCGAGCGGCTGACCCGCCATGCCCTCGCGCACCGCCTCGGCGACCCCCTGTGGGGCGGCCTGATCGTGGAGAGCGCGGGCACCTGGGGGCACGAGGGCGCGCCCATGGAGGCCAACGCCGAGACGGTCCTCGCGGACTTCGGCGCGGACGCCACCGGCTTCGTCGGCCGCGAGCTCCTCGACGACCACGTCATCAGGGCCGACCTGGTCCTGACGGCCACCCGCGACCACCGCGCCCAGGTCATCTCGATGGGCCACTCGGCCGGACTGCGCACCTTCACGCTGAAGGAGTTCACCCGGCTCGTGCGGGCCATAGACCCCGCGACGCTGCCCCCGCTGGAGGACGGCGTGGTCGAACGCGCCCGCGCCCTGGTGCGGGCCGCCGCGGCCCTGCGCGGCTGGCTGCTGGCCCCCACGGCGGAGGCGGACGAGGTGTACGACCCCTACGGCGCGCCGCTGCCGTTCTTCCGGTCCATCGGGGACGAGATCAACGAGGCGCTCGACCCGGTCGTGACGGCGCTGACGGGCGTACGGGCGAGCGCCTGA
- the thrB gene encoding homoserine kinase — protein sequence MAGPAFRAAAVRVRVPATSANLGPGFDAFGLSLGLYDDVVVRVADSGLHIDIAGEGSETLPRDENHLLVRSLRTAFDLLGGQPRGLEIVCANRIPHGRGLGSSSAAICAGIVAARAVTIGGDSRLDDSALLELATEIEGHPDNVAACLLGGFTLSWMEAGAARAIRMEPADSIVPVVFVPGKPVLTETARGLLPRTVPHVDAATNAGRAALLVEALTRRPELLLPATEDRLHQEYRAPAMPESAALVERLRADGIPAVISGAGPTVLALADAESADKVADLAGQGWAANRLDLDATGASVLPLASSGVH from the coding sequence ATGGCCGGTCCAGCGTTCCGCGCCGCCGCCGTCCGGGTGCGCGTCCCCGCCACCAGCGCCAACCTCGGGCCAGGCTTCGACGCCTTCGGTCTGTCACTGGGGCTGTACGACGACGTGGTCGTCCGGGTGGCCGACTCCGGGCTGCACATCGACATCGCGGGTGAGGGCAGCGAGACGCTGCCGCGCGACGAGAACCATCTCCTCGTACGCTCCCTGCGCACCGCCTTCGACCTGCTCGGCGGGCAGCCGCGCGGCCTCGAGATCGTCTGCGCCAACCGCATTCCGCACGGCCGGGGACTCGGGTCCTCCTCGGCCGCCATCTGCGCCGGAATCGTCGCCGCGCGCGCCGTGACCATAGGCGGCGACAGCAGGCTCGACGACTCCGCGCTGCTGGAACTCGCCACCGAGATCGAAGGGCACCCCGACAATGTCGCGGCCTGTCTTCTCGGTGGATTCACGCTCTCCTGGATGGAGGCCGGAGCCGCGCGGGCGATCCGGATGGAACCCGCCGATTCCATCGTTCCGGTGGTTTTCGTACCGGGAAAGCCGGTGCTCACCGAGACCGCGCGCGGTCTGCTGCCGCGCACCGTCCCGCACGTCGACGCCGCCACCAACGCCGGCCGCGCGGCACTGCTCGTCGAGGCCCTCACCAGGCGCCCCGAGCTGCTGCTGCCCGCGACCGAGGACCGTCTGCATCAGGAGTACCGGGCCCCGGCGATGCCGGAGAGCGCCGCACTGGTGGAGCGGCTGCGGGCCGACGGCATTCCCGCGGTGATCTCCGGCGCGGGCCCCACGGTCCTCGCGCTCGCCGACGCGGAATCGGCCGACAAAGTCGCCGACCTCGCAGGTCAGGGCTGGGCCGCCAATCGACTGGACCTCGACGCCACGGGGGCGAGCGTGCTGCCGCTCGCGTCGTCGGGCGTCCATTGA
- a CDS encoding MraY family glycosyltransferase — MREYLLTLCVTAAVTYLLTGPVRKFAIVAGAMPQIRARDVHREPTPRLGGIAMFFGLCAGLLVADHLTNLNAVFSNSNEPRALLSGAALIWLIGVLDDKFEIDALIKLGGQMIAAGVMVMQGLTILWLPIPGVGLVALTQWQGTLLTVALVVITINAVNFVDGLDGLAAGMVCIASAAFFLYAYRIWYSYGIEAAAPATLFAAILMGMCLGFLPHNMHPARIFMGDSGSMLIGLVLAAGAISITGQIDPDVMNLFTGSPRNTVHQTVPVFIPLLLPLTIIAIPAADLVLAIVRRTWRGQSPFAADRGHLHHRLLEVGHSHSRAVLIMYFWSALIAFGALAYSVNSGAMWSVLGIAALSAVGLVLLLLPRFTPRAPRWAEHLVPPRYRRRRAAASALAAEGADGVGEPAAPGTEAAREDIDRTQRAPVVVGVSGVNGATAIGTRARVLDRPGAESSR; from the coding sequence GTGCGTGAATATCTGCTGACGCTCTGTGTCACGGCCGCGGTGACGTATCTGCTGACCGGGCCGGTACGGAAGTTCGCGATCGTGGCCGGAGCCATGCCGCAGATCCGGGCGCGGGACGTGCACCGGGAACCCACGCCGCGGCTCGGCGGCATCGCGATGTTCTTCGGTCTGTGCGCCGGTCTGCTGGTCGCCGACCATCTGACGAACCTCAACGCGGTCTTCTCGAACTCCAACGAACCGCGGGCGCTGCTCTCCGGAGCGGCGCTGATCTGGCTGATCGGCGTACTGGACGACAAGTTCGAGATCGACGCCCTGATCAAGCTGGGCGGTCAGATGATCGCCGCGGGCGTGATGGTCATGCAGGGTCTGACGATCCTGTGGCTGCCGATCCCGGGTGTCGGCCTGGTGGCGCTCACCCAGTGGCAGGGCACCCTGCTGACGGTGGCGCTGGTGGTCATCACGATCAACGCCGTGAACTTCGTCGACGGCCTCGACGGTCTCGCCGCCGGCATGGTCTGCATCGCCTCCGCCGCGTTCTTCCTGTACGCCTACCGGATCTGGTACAGCTACGGCATCGAGGCCGCGGCCCCGGCCACGCTGTTCGCGGCGATCCTGATGGGCATGTGCCTGGGCTTCCTGCCGCACAACATGCACCCGGCGCGGATCTTCATGGGGGACTCCGGCTCGATGCTGATCGGCCTGGTGCTGGCGGCCGGCGCGATCTCCATCACCGGGCAGATCGACCCCGACGTGATGAACCTCTTCACCGGCTCACCGCGCAACACCGTGCACCAGACGGTGCCCGTCTTCATCCCGCTGCTGCTGCCGCTGACGATCATCGCCATCCCGGCCGCGGACCTCGTGCTCGCCATCGTGCGGCGCACCTGGCGCGGACAGTCGCCGTTCGCCGCCGACCGGGGGCACCTGCACCACCGTCTGCTGGAGGTCGGCCACTCGCACAGCAGGGCCGTGCTGATCATGTACTTCTGGTCGGCCCTCATCGCCTTCGGCGCCCTCGCCTACTCGGTGAACTCGGGAGCCATGTGGAGCGTGCTGGGGATCGCCGCGCTCAGCGCGGTCGGGCTGGTGCTGCTCCTGCTGCCGCGCTTCACCCCGCGCGCGCCGCGCTGGGCCGAGCACCTCGTGCCGCCGCGCTACCGGCGTCGTCGCGCCGCCGCCTCGGCACTCGCGGCCGAGGGGGCGGACGGGGTCGGCGAGCCCGCGGCGCCCGGCACCGAGGCCGCGCGGGAGGACATCGACCGGACGCAGCGCGCCCCGGTCGTCGTCGGAGTCTCAGGAGTCAACGGGGCGACCGCAATTGGCACCCGCGCGCGGGTCCTGGACCGGCCCGGAGCCGAAAGTTCACGCTGA
- the rpmE gene encoding 50S ribosomal protein L31 — MKREIHPEYVETQVSCTCGASFTTRSTIESGTIRAEVCSECHPFYTGKQKILDTGGRVARFEARFGKAAAAKK; from the coding sequence TTGAAGCGCGAGATCCACCCCGAGTACGTCGAGACGCAGGTCAGCTGCACCTGTGGCGCGTCGTTCACCACCCGCAGCACGATCGAGTCCGGCACCATCCGGGCCGAGGTCTGCTCCGAGTGCCACCCGTTCTACACGGGCAAGCAGAAGATCCTCGACACCGGTGGCCGCGTGGCCCGCTTCGAGGCCCGCTTCGGCAAGGCCGCCGCTGCCAAGAAGTAG
- the glyA gene encoding serine hydroxymethyltransferase: protein MPVTHTLEADVLRRQDPELAEILHGELVRQSTSLQLIAAENFTSPAVLAALGSPLANKYAEGYPGARHHGGCEIVDVAERVAVERARALFGADHANVQSHSGSSAVLAAYAALLRPGDTVLAMGLPFGGHLTHGSPANFSGRWFDFVGYGVEPESGRIDYAQVRALARAHRPKAVVCGSISYPRHIDYALFREIADEVGAYLIADAAHPIGLVAGGAAPSPVPYADVVCATTHKVLRGPRGGMILCGAELAERVDRAVFPFTQGGAQMHTIAAKAVAFGEAGTPAFTAYAHQVVANARALAGRLAAEGLALTTGGTDTHMLTADPAPFGLDGRTARGRLAAAGMVLDTCALPYGETRGLRLGTAAMTTQGMGEVEMAQVAAVLAAVLRGGKDSRTAREEVRELAGRFPPYPDL, encoded by the coding sequence ATGCCGGTCACACACACGCTGGAAGCGGATGTCCTGCGGCGCCAGGACCCGGAGCTCGCCGAGATCCTGCACGGGGAGCTGGTGCGGCAGTCGACGTCGCTGCAGCTGATCGCGGCCGAGAACTTCACCTCGCCGGCCGTGCTGGCCGCCCTCGGGTCGCCGCTCGCCAACAAGTACGCCGAGGGGTATCCCGGCGCCCGGCACCACGGCGGGTGCGAGATCGTGGACGTCGCCGAACGGGTGGCCGTAGAGCGTGCCAGGGCGCTTTTCGGCGCCGATCACGCGAACGTGCAGTCCCACTCCGGATCGTCCGCGGTGCTGGCCGCGTACGCCGCCCTGCTGCGCCCCGGGGACACCGTGCTCGCCATGGGGCTGCCCTTCGGCGGCCATCTCACGCACGGGTCGCCCGCGAACTTCTCCGGCCGCTGGTTCGACTTCGTCGGCTACGGAGTGGAGCCGGAGTCCGGGCGGATCGACTACGCGCAGGTGCGGGCGCTGGCGCGGGCGCACCGGCCCAAGGCCGTCGTCTGCGGCTCCATCTCGTATCCGCGGCACATCGACTACGCGCTCTTCCGGGAGATCGCCGACGAGGTGGGCGCCTATCTCATCGCCGACGCGGCCCATCCCATCGGGCTGGTCGCCGGGGGAGCGGCGCCGAGCCCCGTGCCGTACGCCGACGTGGTCTGCGCGACGACGCACAAGGTGCTGCGGGGGCCGCGCGGCGGCATGATCCTGTGCGGCGCGGAACTGGCCGAGCGCGTCGACCGTGCCGTGTTCCCGTTCACCCAGGGCGGCGCGCAGATGCACACGATCGCGGCCAAGGCCGTCGCGTTCGGCGAGGCCGGGACGCCCGCGTTCACGGCCTACGCCCATCAGGTGGTCGCCAACGCGCGGGCCCTGGCCGGGCGGCTGGCCGCGGAGGGTCTCGCCCTGACCACGGGCGGCACCGACACGCACATGCTGACCGCCGACCCTGCGCCGTTCGGCCTCGACGGACGCACCGCGCGCGGCAGGCTCGCCGCCGCCGGAATGGTCCTCGACACCTGCGCGCTGCCCTACGGGGAGACGCGCGGTCTGCGGCTCGGCACCGCGGCGATGACCACGCAGGGCATGGGCGAGGTGGAGATGGCGCAGGTCGCGGCGGTGCTCGCGGCGGTGCTGAGGGGTGGGAAGGACAGCAGGACCGCACGTGAAGAAGTACGGGAGCTCGCCGGAAGATTTCCGCCCTATCCGGACCTCTGA
- a CDS encoding LCP family protein, whose translation MPAESTPGPGTPDESGTSRRRHRAKGTRRKARGTRRKALLITAWTAAGIVVLGGTGVGILYFKLNDNLKTVDINQALGSDRPMKTDNGSENILVLGSDTRSGGNKKLGGGVDDGSARSDTAMVVHVYKGHKKASVVSIPRDTLVRRPSCTDDKGVTHDAATGVMFNSAYSTGGATCAVKTVESLSGIRMDHYVEVDFSGFQKLIDDLGGVSVTTTKDIKDPDSHLDLTAGPHKLDGRQALGLVRTRHGVGDGSDLGRIQLQQAFIKALVDQVKHLGVLTSPAKLYRLADTATKTVTTDSDIGSVKDLASFASGLKGIGSSHMNMVTMPVQYDTADANRVLVDEARSAQVWNALKADRAIPRAATQGTATGTAKGVVNGS comes from the coding sequence ATGCCTGCCGAGAGCACGCCGGGACCCGGGACACCGGACGAGTCCGGCACGAGCCGCCGACGCCACCGCGCGAAGGGCACGCGTCGCAAGGCCCGGGGCACGCGTCGCAAGGCCCTGCTCATCACGGCGTGGACCGCCGCGGGCATCGTCGTGCTGGGGGGCACCGGCGTCGGGATCCTGTACTTCAAGCTCAACGACAACCTCAAGACCGTCGACATCAACCAGGCCCTCGGTTCGGACCGGCCCATGAAGACCGACAACGGTTCCGAGAACATCCTGGTACTGGGGTCCGACACGCGGTCCGGCGGCAACAAGAAGCTAGGTGGGGGCGTCGACGACGGCAGCGCCCGCTCGGACACGGCGATGGTCGTGCACGTGTACAAGGGCCACAAGAAGGCCAGCGTGGTCTCCATACCCCGCGACACCCTCGTCCGGCGCCCCTCCTGCACCGACGACAAGGGTGTCACCCACGACGCCGCGACCGGCGTGATGTTCAACTCCGCGTACTCCACCGGCGGCGCCACCTGCGCCGTGAAGACCGTCGAGTCCCTGTCCGGCATCCGCATGGACCACTACGTCGAGGTCGACTTCAGCGGCTTCCAGAAGCTCATCGACGATCTGGGCGGCGTCTCGGTCACCACGACCAAGGACATCAAGGACCCCGACAGCCATCTGGACCTCACGGCCGGCCCGCACAAGCTCGACGGACGGCAGGCGCTCGGCCTGGTCCGTACCCGGCACGGCGTCGGCGACGGCTCCGACCTCGGCCGCATCCAGCTCCAGCAGGCGTTCATCAAGGCCCTGGTCGACCAGGTCAAGCACCTCGGCGTGCTGACCAGCCCCGCGAAGCTCTACCGGCTCGCCGACACCGCCACCAAGACCGTGACCACCGACTCCGACATCGGATCGGTCAAGGACCTCGCGTCCTTCGCGAGCGGCCTCAAGGGTATCGGCTCGTCGCACATGAACATGGTGACGATGCCGGTCCAGTACGACACCGCGGACGCCAACCGCGTGCTGGTCGACGAGGCCAGGTCCGCACAGGTCTGGAACGCCCTCAAGGCCGACCGGGCGATCCCGCGGGCGGCCACCCAGGGCACCGCCACGGGCACCGCGAAAGGCGTCGTGAACGGCTCCTGA
- the prfA gene encoding peptide chain release factor 1, translating to MFEAVEELIGEHADLEKKLADPSVHADQANARKLNKRYAELTPIVATYRSWKQTGDDIGTAKEFAADDPDFAAEVKELEKQREELTEKLRLLLVPRDPSDDKDVILEIKAGAGGDESALFAGDLLRMYLRYAERVGWKTEIIDSTESELGGYKDVQVAVKTKGGQGATEPGQGVWARLKYEGGVHRVQRVPSTESQGRIHTSAAGVLVTPEAEEVDVEIHANDLRIDVYRSSGPGGQSVNTTDSAVRITHIPTGVVASCQNEKSQLQNKEQAMRILRSRLLAAAQEEAEREAADARRSQVRTVDRSEKIRTYNFPENRISDHRVGFKAYNLDQVLDGDLDAMIQACVDADSAAKLAAA from the coding sequence ATGTTCGAGGCGGTCGAGGAACTCATCGGTGAGCACGCCGATCTGGAGAAGAAGCTCGCTGACCCGTCGGTCCACGCCGACCAGGCCAACGCGCGCAAGCTGAACAAGCGCTACGCCGAGCTGACCCCGATCGTCGCGACGTACCGCTCCTGGAAGCAGACCGGGGACGACATCGGGACCGCGAAGGAGTTCGCGGCCGACGACCCCGACTTCGCCGCCGAGGTCAAGGAGCTGGAGAAGCAGCGCGAGGAGCTCACCGAGAAGCTCCGGCTGCTGCTGGTCCCGCGCGACCCCAGCGACGACAAGGACGTCATCCTGGAGATCAAGGCGGGCGCCGGCGGCGACGAGTCCGCCCTCTTCGCCGGCGACCTGCTGCGCATGTACCTGCGCTACGCGGAGCGCGTCGGCTGGAAGACCGAGATCATCGACTCCACCGAGTCCGAGCTCGGCGGCTACAAGGACGTCCAGGTCGCGGTGAAGACCAAGGGCGGCCAGGGTGCCACCGAGCCCGGGCAGGGCGTCTGGGCGCGCCTGAAGTACGAGGGAGGCGTGCACCGCGTGCAGCGCGTGCCGTCCACCGAGTCGCAGGGCCGCATCCACACCTCCGCGGCCGGCGTGCTGGTCACCCCGGAGGCCGAGGAGGTCGACGTCGAGATCCACGCGAACGACCTGCGCATCGACGTCTACCGCTCCTCGGGACCCGGCGGCCAGTCCGTGAACACGACCGACTCCGCGGTGCGCATCACGCACATTCCCACCGGAGTCGTCGCCTCCTGCCAGAACGAGAAGAGCCAGCTGCAGAACAAGGAGCAGGCGATGCGTATCCTGCGCTCCAGGCTCCTCGCGGCGGCGCAGGAGGAAGCGGAACGGGAGGCCGCGGACGCCCGCCGCAGCCAGGTCCGCACCGTCGACCGCTCCGAGAAGATCCGTACGTACAACTTCCCGGAGAACCGCATCTCGGACCACCGCGTCGGATTCAAGGCGTACAACTTGGACCAGGTCCTCGACGGCGACCTCGACGCGATGATCCAGGCCTGCGTCGACGCGGACTCGGCGGCCAAACTCGCCGCCGCGTAA